The Apium graveolens cultivar Ventura chromosome 10, ASM990537v1, whole genome shotgun sequence nucleotide sequence TGGTTCATTGTGAAAGAGGTCTGCAATCTCCAGAACACCTTCCACTTGTGATGAAAACACGATAAAACGGGATATGGGCATATAAAATATGAGAATGTCGCAAAATTAGGGTAAAATCAGTTAATATTGGGCTTTTTTTGGTGGGCCCAGTCCTGGGACGGGTCAGGTCGCGTATCTGTCCCGTGTCGGAGCCGTGTCCCCTGTCGTTTTTCTGTCGCGTGTCGGACACATATTAAGCCATTCGGTGCCGAGTCGGCCGTGTCCAACATGCGTAGGGCACCCTTTTTTCCTTGACCGTGCCTTCCTAGAGTAGGATAAATCAGGATCAATGGCTACCAAGAGAAACAACATCTAAACTAATTCGACACTAAGACAATTAAAAACaaaatatgataaaaaaaatttgTTTCAATTAATAAGAGAATCCAGTTAAGCACCATCACAAAATAAAGACTAATGCAAACACAATTTACGTCAAACTATTAGACAGGTAAAAGGTACACATTAATTACTAATAACCTCTTCCTATCTTCCCAACTGCTACCATGCATATTTCTATCATTCTACAAATCTAGAGAGATTAATCATGGTAGTTGGTTCTCCAACATTGTGTACTACCTATTTGAATGGAGAAGATCATGCCATTAGTTGGTTCCTCACAGTCATCAAATTTCAACTTCCATCAATAAAAGAGACAGTAGCTCCAACCAATGCAAGTTTTAGCAGCCAAAATAGTAGTAAAATATTGAAGATAACATCATCTACCACGGCAAATATCCATAGAGCTTATGCAACCAAGCACATTTAAAGAATTGTAATATGCAAAATTTATAGATCATTCGCAGCACAACTAGATATTAGTCCAGACTATAATTAAGTATGTGTAATGTTATATTATTTACCTCAAGCATCTGGAGCTTTGCAGACATCTAGTTGTGCATTCTTCAGATACAAAATTTCTATTATTTCAAAATGCATTTGCAAATTAGGTGTCATGTCAGCAAAATAAAGCTTCTCACTTACAGACAAATTTCCCCCACTCTCTGCTTCCGACTTTAGTAGCTGAACCAGTGTGTCTTTTTCCTCCCGAATCCATACTCGCATCCTGTCGCACCATTGCCTAGGAGTTCCATGAAGTACAAATTTAAGGCTCTGAGCTCTGTGTAGAAGACGTTTGGATATTCTCTGAATCACATCAGGGTCAGTAAGATATGCTCCAGCACAATTTAGGCCAGCATCAACGAAATGGATTTCAGCTATGCTGTCTAGCAGAAGATTATTTAATGATGGTATAATCTGATTCTCTATCTGAACAAGATCTCCAGTATCATGTGTTTCATTCACTTCTAGACTTTTGGTTGAGTTCAAATCTAAAAAGGCAATTTCAGTCATTAGCTGATTAAGTACCATACCACCTTTGCTAAAGCCAAGCAGTATTATTCTAGGTTGATGGAGACATGGTGCACAAACTCCATCTTGGTACGGTTTTCCCAGTTTCTCTGAAATGAGAATTTTCACCTGAGACAACAGTAAAGTTGAGCATCTTCTTCTTAAGAAGACATCTAAATATACTATTGGAGGAAAATTCTATGGAGACCACAATTTCATCGAAGATCTTTGAGACCATATATAAAGGGTTTACTTGTTACTAATATAACCTAGCCTAGTCTTTCTTTAGATCCCTTGTTTCACTATCTTCTGCATTCTAAATATTAGAATACTTGTTATTTTCTGAAGTATGTTTTATAAATATCACTATTTCATTGAAAATGTTAAAAATCATTTAAGTTCAACAAGCAGAACATACATATTCTGCGAACTCGACAAATTTCatagaataatatgttttgcaatgttGGACTTGCAGAATATATAgaattttcaagatttttaataaaataatgatcTTTGTTAAACATGATTCACAAATAATACgttttgcaatgtttttaaacAATATTTTACTTGCAAAACATATGTTGTCTCCAGGTCTCCAACGAAATTGTAGTCTCCATAGAACTTAACTCTAATACTATTGGGGTGTAATGCAGTTCAAGAAAAATTCCATCTCGATAAAAAATATCAAAGTAACCTTTTTAAAAGTTTGAATGATGTTCATGTTACTGGCAGGAGCAgaaatttctaaaataataaatcatttaatagTGGAGCAGTATTGCCATTTTATAGCAAAGCTAGTTTTGGTGCAGCAAATCCTAGCAGATATGTGAGTTGTAGTACAGAACCAGATAGTGTGGTTGTACTGGGACTACTGACCAAATTAAGGTTAATCAGTAGGAACTCAAACTTAGGTTTAATTTAACTTAATTTGCATAAGAATAGAAGTGATTTTATCAGTTTCAGGCTTACATGATTTGAGGGTTATGCAATGGATCATGAACTGGATTGCTTAGGCCAGTCACAATTCCATCTCATCTCGATTCCTTTATAAAAGGAATCAGATTTACCAAATCACACAACCCAGGAAtctgaaagaaaaaaaaataacaCTAAAAAATGTGATCTGAAAAAGAAGTAATATTTGAGGCCAACAACTAGTGATTGAAGACCACTCTCTATGAAATTTTGAAAATAGAAGGAAGAAGATTTTGAAAATAGAAGGAAGAAGAAAAGACCAATATTTGCAAAGCAGAAGAAGACGCAATGGCGTAATGGCGATTGCGACCACATGACGTCCTATAACTTCAAACATTAAGAAATATATATTAACAGGGTCCTCGTATCCGATTCACGGGCACCACAAAACGGAAATTCTTGTGTTCCATGAAACACTGGGCAGTCCTATTAACAGGAACATCAGTAAGCCCCAGAAAGAAATTACTTGTATCAAAACGAGAGAGATGTTTTGTGTGCCACTTCGAAAAAATGAATGCCAGCACAAAGCTGGGCTGTCGTTGAGAAGGTAGATAGAGCAAGGCATTTCATGTAAACTTTGCCTGATTTATATACAACAATAGGAATTAATATAAAAGTCCAACAGAAGCTAAAACTTAAACTATTTAAAGTAGAAGAGAAGCCTTCAACATTATTGAAGTCTTCTCATCAGATAAGAGACAGTATCTTACAAATATACAACAGCGCCTAGATATCAGGTACAGATGACAAAAAGCTAAAGACCTTGGATTATATGATAAGCATCACCATATATGCACTACAATCGGGAAAAAATGAATATACCTCTTTCAAGCAAATTGACAAAAGCAAGACCACTGATTTAGAAGCTGGAAATCCAGTTGCATCATAAGATTGGGGTTCTCCCAAACGGTCTACAGAGGGGACGAAATCCTTGTACACAGCAAAAGGTCCTCTGAATGTGGAAGCCTCGATAACCCAAGCATTAGTACAATCACCAAGTTTAGACACCAAAGTCTCAGCAATTGTCTGTAGATTTGAAAGCTTCTCAATTACTGGATTTCCTGTGCCTTGAACTCGATCACCACTGAATAAGATGGCATTTTGAGAAGGCACCTACCTTGCACGGAATTAAATGATGACTTGGCTTACATTTTATATAGCACTttaaatagaaaagtatgtgcATGTTCCGATAGAATCACGCGCATATGAACGTAAGAGTTTGCTCATTTAAAAAAGGCTCTCAAAACCAGATACAAGTTTTTAAGTAGTAAATTAAACAGTAAATGATTAAGCTTTATGCGATTGACCGATATACGTCAAAATTCAATTGGAAATTAATGCTGGTCATTCGCGGGGAAGTTGAACAGCACAAACTTACAGCAAGCGAGCCGGAAGATGAAAGGCGGAGAGATGCTGCAATTTGGTAGCGAGCCCTGCTATATGGATTCAAAGACACCTTCATAATTCCACTCCATCGATCCATAGACAATACACTGACCATATAGTGAAGGCAGGGATAAGAAAATGAGTAAAGGTAAGTTCTACAATAAGATGGTCAATATGAAAGTGTACACATCACGAGTAAAAAAGATAGCACATGATTGTATAAAAATTTGAGGAAATAGAATCAAATGATATATACTACTCCAAATTACAATTTTTACTTCAAAATAGGACTAGATAAACACTTGACCACTCCTCACTACTCAAACATGCAACCAAGTTCCAGATAACAAGACATGTTGATGTAACATTAAGTTGACCAAGTTTGACTCGTCTACAAGCAGAAGTCTGCAGTTAATGCATAACAAAATTGCTAATTCTTCTGAATCGGCCTGTTGTCGGATGTCGAGCGAATTAGTACACATTGGGTGCGTGGACTTGGGTTTGGGGGTTTGACGACGACATTGACTTAATTACATAGGGTGACTATGACATCCCACATCAATAAATTGCTCAAGTTTGAATGcatttataaataaaattctaAAACACATGTGTACCAAAGTTGTCGCTTCTTTTGGATCGGTCTGTGGTGTTTTTCCTACAGTCCAATAAGTATGGCATACAGGCTCAGGTTTGGGATGATACATGTACCTGACATGTAACCTTTGCAGACTTTTAGAGGAAGCACGCTTATGGACCAGAATTTCATTTCGAAACATTGTATTCTTATGTTTCCAAAACTTCTGTACTGGGAAGAACCTACATGTTTATAATTTGAACACAACAATAATTATCTTAACTTGATAATTAATGATCAAACATCATATTTAAGCTATTTATCTTAAGAAAAGTCAACTTTTTATGTGCAACTTTTAAAAGAATACAGCAAAATAATTCCCAACACCATGACCTTTTATATATTTGTACCACATTTTAGATAATATTAACTAACTTTCCCATATTGAAATCCGAGGATTTAGATAGCATGCACTCTTGCATAAGCTAAGAGGAATAACACCGATAAACTTAAACTCCCCACAAAAAATGTCAACTTGTTATATTTATGATTACGTAGCAGAAATCCTCTTGACAGAAGTCCCTGCGCATATAATAATCGCAACGTAGAGGGTTTACTTTAGTACGATTAATGCATTGAACAATCCCTTGACAAGTAAAGATGTTGTTCTGTTTAATTTATGCTGACGGTACAAAATACGTCAATCAAAACATAAAGTAGGCGTCCATACTCTTCGGGAGGGATACAAAAGGCAATGCCTAGTTCTACCATTGACCTCGTAGTTTTAGTTCCTTGCTACAGATTACGATCTAGCTATGATAATCTACCACCAAAACATTCAACAAAACTATATAATTACCCAAATGCAACAGTTAGTCAATGTAGAGGGGGGCTGAACACTTATTTCCGGAAGGTAACAGCAAAAGTAGCAACAAAATCGCCTCTCCTTTTGCTATAGACATATTATTCATTTTTATAACAATATTTACATACTTCTTTAAAAAATGAAAGTTTTGAATATAGTTTTTCTCAAGATGGGGGATTCGACAAAACATCCTCTATATGTTACCCTCCTTTCGATTAAGACATTTAACGTATCATTGGTTTAAGATAACTAACATTCTATAGTAATTTCCTTCAATAATTTCTCCCTCTGTCCCGGTAGTAGGTTCTTAACATTTGAAATGGAGAGTTCGACATTATCTAGTATGGTTCCATAAATTACTTTTAagattttctttttttgaataaaaatttgaacatttaatttttattccaacaaaaaaaaaattaaaataatttaagtAACAATAGCAGATAAGAGccttaaaatgtgtgtcgaaCACTCGATTTTAAATGTTAAGAATTcattgggacggagggagtacatcTTATTTTGTGTAATTCACTAGCAATATAAATAGAGCTTGATGCTCGTAACTTAAGTACGTACTTATGTGAGTGCAAAGGCTTTTTAATGTTAATGCACAAGGGGAACATCTGTAATTACACAATTTGATTAAAAATTTACTAATTCTATCATTAAAATACACTTTGTACTCGTGTAACTCCCCCAAGTACTTAGTGAATTTTTCTCATACGAATAATGGAGATAATTTctcgaaatcaagaatcaaaaacaATCAGCCACTCCTATACACAATTCTCACTAAGCAGCTTTGCCTCCATCCTATCCTTTCCACAAATTTATTTAGATTAGAATAGAGGGTTCCTTCGGTTTCACAACAATACACTAACAacattttcttgattttcttgatcATTTCCATAACTCTCTTAAATAACTACCAACAACAGATTCTTCACTTACACAAACAGTGATAATATCTTAAATGGTGTTACacaaacaacaacaacaacaacaacaacaaaaatcaaaattcaacaaaatcaagaataaaatttcatgtaaaattttcaaaatataaaaaaagaATATACTTACAAATATATGCAACCCTGTAAAATAAGGGCATCATATAAATTGATGATATAAGATTTGACTAACCTCAGGTGATTGCAGAAGAATCGATGATGATTGTTCTGTTTCTATATGTTGTATCAGTTGAATATGTATAGTGCGCTGATTATTGGGCTTTAGCTAGTAGGCCTATTGGGCTACATTACAGtgttatttcatttttatttgtTGGGCTTCAAGAAAGTCGGGTCCGTTGTTGGAGATTTTTGTTAAAAAAGTTTTGTTATTTATTTAAGTGGGAACATGAAAATGGCAAAGAAATGATGAGTACAAGTACAAAATTGCACGCCGGACAAAAAATTATGAATATAAAAACATGAAAATTGCTAATATATCAATTCTCGCTCAGCCCAAAAATTAATAGCTACAATTAATTTCTTAGAAAACATATTTATGCGTAAAATTACAAgtcatatttgtcaaaaaaatgATGAGTATTAGTAGAAAATTGAACACCTCGAAAATATAATGAATAAATGATGAGATAGAGAACATTGATTGAGAACTAAGCAGTTTTTTATTGTTCGAACCTTGTTttaatttatatcaaaattaaaattatttaaaaatggtgTTAAGAGCTTTTAATTCTATTTTACTATCAATTGAAATAGTTTTCTTCCAAATGTTTTTTTGAAGTTAGATTTGTGTAATAAATCAAAAATTgaattaaagctaaataaaatATCTTAAAAGTCGGAAATTCATAAAAAGTACCTTTTTAACTAAATTAAATATTTGTGTGGTTTTATTTGACAAAAGTTAATATTATCAACGAttcgtataaattatttttcatttttatatttttaataccTAGTTAGCTTtacaaaataataaaattactcgaatataaaattatttgaaagaATGCCCAAAATACACTAATTTCCACCTTCAACTGCCCAAAATACCCGGATGCGCGCGAAACACCCAAAATACCCACGAAATACGCATTTCAGGGATGCGTATTCATCCTTTTAAATTTTAACAAAGAACATgcatattcacttttcattttacaAAGAATACGCATGTTCAACATACGTATtcacaaaaaaacaaaaaatgaaTAGGCATGTTGAATATGCGTAATctttgttaaaattttaaaaactgaatttgtgacggcctcaaccccggagTCAGGAGTTtacgtcaccaacaacaataatagcaatcataattcaatccaaaacattaataatacataactacgacccctttatcAAGAcattttccaggtttaagtatgacttaggttacaattattacaacccaactaATTACAAACAATCCCGACATAACTAAcctaatgcagcaactcaacagaccatctttggtccagcaCAACTGCCTCAGAGaagcctgacacggaaggaactggaactctgccccgactcccacggaagaatctcctagatatctgcaatacatatataaaatattttgcaagggtgagcaattaattgttcagcagtaccactatatgaataacatgataaaaacagtttatgataaaacagcgacaggaacagagattatagctcaTTTGCAACACatggtaaacattcataaactggatattcaaaactagcatgctctgaaaaacAACAATATCATTCGTGTGCTATGTATAATTACCAGAATTAAatcttagcatgctatttcatttccaaatccactgtatactcactttttccgttacgagaatcacaaagccaaatcagatacatacggatatgtgaagacagctgatcaggctatcaataccagacggctctaactgccatcccattcacctgttccggaactcagagactagctaggtatCTAACttgctggactaatcagttatatattgtgcgcaaccgaattagcctcttacgccaccttaataggcctactctggccccaatgtatcccatatctgatcgttttattcagttttcaaaacacttgtacctatctcatttcaaaaccattcattttgCCAGCACACATAcaaaaatccagttcgcaaatcatttcattcgagataggtacctttcgaagttacttttccccaaaataatttgaaaaaagtgatttataactacaagggatacgtaacttaaaacgtttttgttccattacaaaaataaaacatttagctattcatacggattgaaccataaaagaattgtcaggggtacttgccttgtagagctttacaactatcactgatcGACTCTGAtccgactcggacgctcaggctttatcgtctaaccactagatcaccttggattcgacttcaataCTCAGGTTCTTTGGTTaaaaccctactgagctcgtcgactgtccactaggttatctttagtctaACGTCCACTTTCGatttcccgactataacctatagggtcgaaataccctatgttagacgtccaggtatacttgacatatcctcaatatcaaacctacccaaacgataacaaaTCCCGACTCATAATTgtacatattataataacacacgcaataATTAGGGGTCACATTTTCgaaaaatcggttcggtgttcgttttcggaaaaatACATATATTCGTCATCTTACAAAAGTAGGGTTATTACTTTTGGCAAAATAGTTCACCACCACATACAATCAGATTTCACATACAACAtaaatatgtgtttatatatactCGTACGACAgcccgataattactggatacaCCCCCCGTTTTTTCGTAGTTCGATTTCTCGGAAATTGGGCAgtacttcctttatttatcggactaacccgtcgaacaactcgacgtcaaaccAATCAATCACCATCGCAATCCAACTTCACCAGTCCCAACTCACAATTACAATGCCAATCACAATTCAGCAAACAGACAATCAATCCAAATAATTCCCGAACTGAATTATTTAACTTTTTATTTCGACTACAATAATAtacgaactaaattatttattttaaaatattaggactcagatatacaTCATCATCTTCCACCGTctgctcgtcgaaattcatcgcggacggcggtaaaatccgtgGGTGCCCGATTAATTCGGATTTCCAACGCGTATTCCACCGATTAATTACGTATTTCCATACGGAAAAGTATTTGTATTATCACGAATTCAATCAATTTATTTCCTgcataaattattaaaataaaatataaaacaaaCATCAATGAGCAGTCGAACAAAGGCAACAAACAGCAGCAATACCCACGTGCAGTCACCACTACACGCGCCACCGTCCTCTTGCAGCAACAAAAGGGGCGGCGCCAAAGCAGAGAAACAAAAGCAGCACATACGTATATACATCGACAACATATATTTATACATAACTCAGTGAAACCAACCGGAAACACCAGCCTCACCGGACTGGGCGGCGGCGGCGACACCACTGAACCGGGTAACAAAAACGAAGACAAATCAGTCGTGCAACAATCGCACTGAACACACACACGCCTACAGCCCTCGCCGGAGATGAAGCCGGCGGTGAGGGAATAGAATGAAACAGAGAAACAGCCACGCAACAATTGACTGAATGCATACATATccatactaatatatatatat carries:
- the LOC141693354 gene encoding uncharacterized protein LOC141693354 isoform X2, whose translation is MFRNEILVHKRASSKSLQRLHVSVLSMDRWSGIMKVSLNPYSRARYQIAASLRLSSSGSLAVPSQNAILFSGDRVQGTGNPVIEKLSNLQTIAETLVSKLGDCTNAWVIEASTFRGPFAVYKDFVPSVDRLGEPQSYDATGFPASKSVVLLLSICLKEVKILISEKLGKPYQDGVCAPCLHQPRIILLGFSKGGMVLNQLMTEIAFLDLNSTKSLEVNETHDTGDLVQIENQIIPSLNNLLLDSIAEIHFVDAGLNCAGAYLTDPDVIQRISKRLLHRAQSLKFVLHGTPRQWCDRMRVWIREEKDTLVQLLKSEAESGGNLSEGTVKEKRVPYACWTRPTRHRMA
- the LOC141693354 gene encoding uncharacterized protein LOC141693354 isoform X1, translated to MFRNEILVHKRASSKSLQRLHVSVLSMDRWSGIMKVSLNPYSRARYQIAASLRLSSSGSLAVPSQNAILFSGDRVQGTGNPVIEKLSNLQTIAETLVSKLGDCTNAWVIEASTFRGPFAVYKDFVPSVDRLGEPQSYDATGFPASKSVVLLLSICLKEVKILISEKLGKPYQDGVCAPCLHQPRIILLGFSKGGMVLNQLMTEIAFLDLNSTKSLEVNETHDTGDLVQIENQIIPSLNNLLLDSIAEIHFVDAGLNCAGAYLTDPDVIQRISKRLLHRAQSLKFVLHGTPRQWCDRMRVWIREEKDTLVQLLKSEAESGGNLSVSEKLYFADMTPNLQMHFEIIEILYLKNAQLDVCKAPDA
- the LOC141693354 gene encoding uncharacterized protein LOC141693354 isoform X3 is translated as MDRWSGIMKVSLNPYSRARYQIAASLRLSSSGSLAVPSQNAILFSGDRVQGTGNPVIEKLSNLQTIAETLVSKLGDCTNAWVIEASTFRGPFAVYKDFVPSVDRLGEPQSYDATGFPASKSVVLLLSICLKEVKILISEKLGKPYQDGVCAPCLHQPRIILLGFSKGGMVLNQLMTEIAFLDLNSTKSLEVNETHDTGDLVQIENQIIPSLNNLLLDSIAEIHFVDAGLNCAGAYLTDPDVIQRISKRLLHRAQSLKFVLHGTPRQWCDRMRVWIREEKDTLVQLLKSEAESGGNLSVSEKLYFADMTPNLQMHFEIIEILYLKNAQLDVCKAPDA
- the LOC141693354 gene encoding uncharacterized protein LOC141693354 isoform X4, which produces MFRNEILVHKRASSKSLQRLHVSVLSMDRWSGIMKVSLNPYSRARYQIAASLRLSSSGSLAVPSQNAILFSGDRVQGTGNPVIEKLSNLQTIAETLVSKLGDCTNAWVIEASTFRGPFAVYKDFVPSVDRLGEPQSYDATGFPASKSVVLLLSICLKEVKILISEKLGKPYQDGVCAPCLHQPRIILLGFSKGGMVLNQLMTEIAFLDLNSTKSLEVNETHDTGDLVQIENQIIPSLNNLLLDSIAEIHFVDAGLNCAGAYLTDPDVIQRISKRLLHRAQSLKFVLHGTPRQWCDRMRVWIREEKDTLVQLLKSEAESGGNLSVTARQ